The following are encoded in a window of Streptomyces sp. 11x1 genomic DNA:
- a CDS encoding glycosyl hydrolase family 95 catalytic domain-containing protein, translated as MPLPELPLNRRRFLTTAALATGAAALPGFVFADRAAAAVPPQVTLPDRGIWDNATASAWTDGFLSGNGEYGAVYYGAPTLEKMILNHHRFVLPNGTRNVMPPVLSGKLEAARDQALAGDYSGASTTFAGGWSLRWTQTFHPGYELQLSTPGMTTVNDFARVTDFRTGEVTHTWTDQYGTWKRQVFVSRADQVIVHELLPATGRTVDTTISVNTALTGVPTRVSFSTTATVTGGDGYLNLRGTYPSGGAYGYEGVTRVVASGSGSSVTADGQTLVVAKATKVLLLTKLGRYETSTGWNSRPLETALAGLTADYATLLGRHAPKHQAMYDRSSIDLDVSAADRRLATSELIARQNNNASAIDVALLERMYDSGRYLFISSSGVLPPRLTGIWTGTWNGSWADDFTTDANVNLQVAGGNILDLTDAMQGYFDLVLGQLQHWRDNATNLYGARGFLAPSRTDGEYGHMLHFNNTSFPGEAWTGGADWLLYPLVEYYQVTGDSAFLKNKLGPALMELALFYEDFLTRTDADGKAVFVPSYSMENRPLSTSQAFSINATGDIMAGRHALEAAIDAANTLGLEQGSGQGVQRWTALLAKLPDYTVNSDGALAEWSWPGLTDRYDHRHVQHLYGAWPLHEINPEDKPDLVKYAAKALDRRGDGGYSAHGSLHRALARARLKDGPGVYGNLLKIYGKNMVWRSLMTSHNPNLDIYNCDAANAIPAVLGEALVYSRPGVLEILPALPDQLAKGTVKGVRGRNRVTVQSMTWDTAARTATVTLTSDIDQNITFICRRGITSLSTGATVTTSSLGNHARRVSLTAGTSTTITIGLLTGPFKLVNRKSGKVMDVSGSSTADGAAVIQYRSSGGANQQWKLLPDHDGSFRLSNVNSGKVLDVPGGSTSNGTALDQRSDAGGTHQWWKLVPAATSGHYRLVNIKSGLCADVQSGSTADGAKVIQWPANGGSNQEWQPVAL; from the coding sequence ATGCCGCTGCCCGAGCTTCCCCTCAACCGTCGGCGTTTCCTCACCACGGCCGCCCTCGCCACGGGCGCCGCTGCCCTGCCCGGCTTCGTCTTCGCCGACCGGGCCGCCGCGGCCGTACCGCCCCAGGTCACCCTGCCCGACCGCGGCATCTGGGACAACGCCACCGCCTCCGCCTGGACCGACGGGTTCCTGAGCGGAAACGGCGAGTACGGGGCCGTCTACTACGGGGCGCCCACCCTCGAGAAGATGATCCTCAACCATCACCGGTTCGTGCTGCCCAACGGCACCCGGAACGTCATGCCCCCGGTGCTCTCCGGGAAGCTCGAAGCCGCCCGGGACCAGGCACTGGCCGGCGACTACTCCGGTGCCTCCACGACCTTCGCAGGCGGCTGGAGCCTGCGCTGGACCCAGACCTTCCACCCCGGCTACGAACTCCAGCTCAGCACCCCGGGCATGACCACCGTCAACGACTTCGCCCGCGTCACCGACTTCCGCACCGGAGAGGTCACCCACACCTGGACCGACCAGTACGGCACCTGGAAGCGCCAGGTCTTCGTCTCCCGCGCCGACCAGGTCATCGTCCACGAGCTGCTGCCCGCCACCGGCCGCACCGTGGACACCACCATCAGCGTCAACACCGCTCTTACGGGCGTGCCGACCAGAGTGTCCTTCTCCACCACCGCCACCGTCACCGGCGGCGACGGCTACCTGAACCTGCGCGGCACCTACCCCTCCGGCGGCGCGTACGGCTACGAGGGCGTCACCCGCGTCGTGGCCTCAGGCAGCGGCTCCTCCGTCACCGCCGACGGGCAGACCCTGGTGGTCGCCAAGGCCACCAAGGTGCTGCTGCTGACCAAGCTCGGCCGGTACGAGACCTCCACCGGCTGGAACAGCCGGCCCCTGGAGACCGCCCTCGCCGGGCTGACGGCCGACTACGCCACCCTCCTGGGCCGCCACGCCCCGAAGCACCAGGCCATGTACGACCGCTCCAGCATCGACCTCGACGTCTCCGCCGCCGACCGCCGGCTCGCCACCAGCGAGCTCATAGCCCGTCAGAACAACAACGCGTCCGCCATCGACGTCGCCCTGCTGGAGCGGATGTACGACTCCGGCCGCTATCTCTTCATCAGTTCCAGTGGTGTCCTGCCGCCACGCCTGACCGGCATCTGGACGGGCACCTGGAACGGCTCCTGGGCCGACGACTTCACCACCGACGCCAACGTCAACCTGCAGGTCGCCGGCGGCAACATCCTCGACCTCACCGACGCGATGCAGGGCTACTTCGACCTGGTCCTCGGGCAGTTGCAGCACTGGCGCGACAACGCCACCAACCTCTACGGCGCCCGCGGCTTCCTCGCCCCGTCCCGGACCGACGGCGAGTACGGGCACATGCTGCACTTCAACAACACCAGCTTCCCCGGAGAGGCCTGGACCGGCGGCGCCGACTGGCTGCTCTACCCGCTCGTGGAGTACTACCAGGTCACCGGCGACAGCGCCTTCCTGAAGAACAAGCTCGGTCCGGCCCTGATGGAACTGGCCCTGTTCTACGAGGACTTCCTCACCCGCACCGACGCCGACGGCAAGGCCGTCTTCGTCCCCTCCTACTCCATGGAGAACAGGCCGCTCAGCACCAGCCAGGCGTTCTCCATCAACGCCACCGGCGACATCATGGCCGGCCGGCACGCCCTGGAGGCCGCGATCGACGCGGCGAACACCCTAGGCCTGGAACAGGGCAGCGGCCAGGGCGTGCAGCGCTGGACCGCCCTGCTCGCCAAGCTGCCCGACTACACCGTCAACAGCGACGGGGCGCTCGCCGAGTGGTCCTGGCCGGGCCTGACCGACCGCTACGACCACCGGCACGTCCAACACCTGTACGGCGCCTGGCCGCTGCACGAGATCAACCCCGAGGACAAGCCCGACCTCGTCAAGTACGCGGCCAAGGCCCTGGACAGGCGAGGCGACGGGGGTTACTCCGCCCACGGCAGCCTCCACCGCGCCCTGGCCCGCGCCCGCCTCAAGGACGGCCCCGGCGTCTACGGCAACCTGCTGAAGATCTACGGCAAGAACATGGTGTGGCGGTCTCTGATGACCTCCCACAACCCCAACCTGGACATCTACAACTGCGACGCCGCCAACGCCATCCCCGCCGTCCTCGGCGAAGCACTCGTCTACAGCCGCCCCGGTGTCCTCGAGATCCTCCCCGCCCTCCCCGACCAGCTCGCGAAGGGCACCGTCAAGGGCGTCCGCGGCCGCAACCGCGTCACCGTCCAGTCCATGACCTGGGACACGGCGGCCCGCACGGCCACCGTCACGCTCACCTCCGACATCGACCAGAACATCACCTTCATCTGCCGGCGCGGCATCACCTCTCTCAGCACCGGCGCGACGGTCACCACGTCGTCGCTGGGCAACCACGCCCGCAGGGTGTCGCTGACCGCGGGAACGAGCACGACGATCACGATCGGCCTGCTGACCGGCCCCTTCAAGCTGGTCAACCGCAAGAGCGGCAAGGTCATGGACGTCTCCGGCTCCTCCACCGCCGACGGCGCGGCCGTCATCCAGTACAGGTCGTCCGGCGGCGCGAACCAGCAGTGGAAGCTGCTCCCCGACCACGACGGCTCGTTCCGCCTGTCCAACGTCAACAGCGGCAAGGTGCTCGACGTCCCGGGCGGCTCCACCAGCAACGGCACGGCCCTGGACCAGCGGTCGGACGCGGGCGGCACCCACCAGTGGTGGAAGCTCGTTCCGGCGGCCACCAGCGGCCACTACCGCCTCGTCAACATCAAGAGCGGGCTGTGCGCGGACGTGCAGAGCGGATCCACCGCCGACGGCGCCAAGGTCATCCAGTGGCCCGCGAACGGCGGCTCCAACCAGGAATGGCAGCCCGTGGCGCTGTGA
- a CDS encoding fumarylacetoacetate hydrolase family protein has protein sequence MKPAAASASFSGPFALGVLSAHDQAPFPGLVVPGGRVLDLRTALGEPALTTRGIFERWDEMLPRLHELAADATADETAHETADWQPLEHLRAHAPVEPRQVFQSGANYRQHVIDLEVAHRSPDDPRTVEEARAEIAAVMDRRAAEDLPYVFIGLPSAITGPFDDVVLPDWAEQPDWELELAAVIARPAYRVSVEEALEYVAGYTIANDLTDRATVFRRDMKAIGTDWLRCKNAPGFTPLGPWIVPAGSIADPGDLRVTLKLNGETMQDESTKDMLFGIARLVSYISRTSRLLPGDLVLTGSPAGNGMHWGRLLQGGDVMEGSITGLGAQRTHCVAEGTTS, from the coding sequence GTGAAACCCGCAGCCGCTTCCGCGTCCTTCTCCGGACCCTTCGCCCTTGGCGTCCTCTCTGCCCATGACCAGGCACCTTTCCCTGGTCTCGTGGTCCCCGGTGGGCGCGTGCTGGATCTTCGCACGGCCCTCGGAGAACCGGCCCTGACGACCCGGGGGATCTTCGAGCGCTGGGACGAGATGCTCCCTCGCCTGCACGAACTCGCGGCCGACGCGACGGCCGACGAAACAGCCCACGAGACGGCCGACTGGCAACCGTTGGAGCATCTGCGGGCGCACGCCCCGGTCGAACCCCGCCAGGTCTTCCAGTCCGGTGCCAACTACCGGCAGCACGTGATCGACCTGGAGGTCGCCCACCGCTCCCCCGACGACCCCCGCACCGTGGAGGAGGCGCGCGCCGAGATCGCCGCGGTCATGGACCGGCGGGCGGCCGAGGACCTGCCGTACGTGTTCATCGGCCTGCCGAGCGCGATCACCGGCCCCTTCGACGACGTCGTACTCCCGGACTGGGCCGAACAGCCGGACTGGGAGCTGGAGTTGGCGGCCGTCATCGCCAGGCCCGCCTACCGGGTGTCTGTCGAGGAGGCCCTGGAGTACGTGGCCGGCTACACCATCGCCAACGACCTCACCGACCGGGCGACCGTCTTCCGCCGGGACATGAAGGCCATCGGCACCGACTGGCTGCGCTGCAAGAACGCTCCCGGTTTCACCCCGCTCGGCCCGTGGATCGTGCCCGCCGGGTCGATCGCCGACCCGGGTGACCTGCGCGTCACGCTGAAGCTCAACGGCGAGACCATGCAGGACGAGTCCACCAAGGACATGCTCTTCGGCATCGCCCGGCTGGTGTCGTACATCTCCCGGACCTCCCGGCTCCTGCCCGGCGACCTGGTGCTCACCGGCAGCCCGGCCGGCAACGGCATGCACTGGGGACGGCTGCTGCAGGGCGGCGACGTCATGGAGGGCTCCATCACGGGTCTGGGCGCGCAGCGCACCCACTGCGTCGCCGAGGGGACCACGTCGTGA
- a CDS encoding LysR family transcriptional regulator: protein MSLSGLDLNLVLSLRALLEERNVTRAGQRVGLSQPAMSAALARLRRHFDDDLLARVGKQYELTALGRALLDRTSTACDLLERVFSSRADFAPGSEEHEFTLLTSDYALAVFGAELARTVHAEAPGVRLRFQRTPIDVTEDTAPLLSAADGLLMPRGIIGGFPAVDLFTDRWAFLVAETNDEVGDQLTMDDLARLPWVIYQRAYDAPAARQLSMLGVDPHVEISVDSFQALPFLVAGTRRIALVQQRLAELLRGVAAVRLMEPPYGAVPLQEALWWHPVHTHDAAHIWLRETAARVGAELAASEPGRLATVASR, encoded by the coding sequence GTGTCCCTCTCCGGCCTCGATCTCAATCTCGTCCTGTCCCTGCGGGCCCTGCTGGAGGAACGCAACGTCACCCGTGCCGGGCAGCGCGTCGGGCTCAGTCAGCCGGCGATGAGCGCGGCCCTGGCCCGTCTGCGCCGCCACTTCGACGACGACCTGCTCGCGCGCGTCGGCAAGCAGTACGAACTGACCGCCCTCGGCCGCGCTCTGCTGGACCGCACCTCTACCGCCTGCGACCTGCTGGAACGGGTCTTCAGCAGCAGGGCCGACTTCGCCCCGGGCAGCGAGGAGCACGAGTTCACCCTGCTCACCTCCGACTACGCCCTCGCCGTCTTCGGCGCCGAGCTCGCCCGGACCGTGCACGCCGAGGCCCCGGGGGTGCGGCTGCGCTTCCAGCGGACGCCCATCGACGTCACGGAGGACACCGCACCGCTGCTCAGCGCGGCCGACGGGCTGCTGATGCCGCGCGGCATCATCGGCGGTTTCCCCGCCGTCGACCTGTTCACCGACCGCTGGGCCTTCCTGGTTGCCGAGACGAACGACGAGGTCGGCGACCAGCTGACCATGGACGACTTGGCCCGGCTGCCCTGGGTCATCTACCAGCGCGCCTACGACGCCCCGGCCGCCCGGCAGCTCAGCATGCTCGGCGTCGACCCCCACGTGGAGATCTCCGTCGACAGCTTCCAGGCGCTGCCCTTCCTGGTCGCCGGCACCCGCCGGATCGCCCTGGTCCAGCAGCGCCTGGCCGAACTGCTGCGCGGCGTGGCCGCCGTACGCCTCATGGAACCTCCCTACGGGGCGGTCCCTCTCCAGGAGGCACTGTGGTGGCACCCGGTGCACACCCACGACGCGGCCCACATCTGGCTGCGCGAGACCGCGGCCCGCGTGGGAGCGGAGCTGGCCGCTTCCGAGCCCGGCCGTCTTGCCACGGTCGCGTCGCGATAG
- a CDS encoding FAD-dependent oxidoreductase, whose amino-acid sequence MTTPRSVLVIGGGASGNAITILLRRAGIDVDLIEARPDWNATTGSGITLQGNALRVLRELGVWEQVEASGFAYGSLGVTAPDGTLLFVKEDIKCGGDDLPATLGMRRPQLQQILIDAVRATGATVRLGTTAETLEQDADGVSVRFSDGTEGRYDLVIAADGVNSATRAAIGISDRPEPVGMAIWRAPAPRPESVTRSDLTFGGPAYIAGYTPTGENTLYAYVVEANRDRNSIDPATYADEMRRLAEQYGGPWPEITKHITDPAKVNYTWFDRHLVEGSWHRGRVVLVGDAAHCCPPTFAQGAAMSLEDASVLTELLTSGRAWDDALFQAYYDRRVPRVRTVVEASVQLCQWQLDQVHDADVPGLIGRTMTALKELP is encoded by the coding sequence ATGACCACACCCCGCTCGGTCCTCGTCATAGGCGGTGGCGCCTCCGGCAACGCCATCACCATCCTGCTGCGCCGGGCCGGCATCGACGTCGACCTGATCGAGGCCAGACCCGACTGGAACGCCACCACCGGCTCCGGCATCACCCTCCAGGGCAACGCCCTGCGTGTCCTGCGCGAGCTGGGCGTGTGGGAGCAGGTGGAAGCATCGGGGTTCGCCTACGGCTCGCTGGGGGTGACCGCCCCTGACGGCACCCTGCTCTTCGTCAAGGAGGACATAAAGTGCGGCGGTGACGACCTGCCCGCCACCCTCGGCATGCGGCGGCCGCAACTCCAGCAGATCCTCATCGACGCCGTCCGCGCGACAGGTGCCACGGTACGCCTGGGCACCACCGCCGAGACCCTGGAGCAGGACGCCGACGGTGTCTCCGTCCGGTTCAGCGACGGCACCGAGGGCCGCTACGACCTGGTGATCGCCGCCGACGGCGTGAACTCCGCGACCCGCGCCGCGATCGGCATCAGCGACCGTCCCGAGCCCGTCGGCATGGCCATCTGGCGCGCCCCCGCCCCGCGCCCCGAGAGCGTCACCCGCTCGGACCTCACCTTCGGTGGCCCCGCCTACATCGCGGGCTACACCCCCACCGGCGAGAACACCCTCTACGCCTACGTCGTCGAGGCCAACCGGGACCGCAACTCCATCGACCCGGCCACCTACGCGGACGAGATGCGCCGGCTGGCCGAGCAGTACGGCGGTCCCTGGCCCGAGATCACCAAGCACATCACGGACCCGGCGAAGGTCAACTACACGTGGTTCGACCGGCATCTGGTCGAGGGCTCCTGGCACCGCGGCCGGGTCGTCCTTGTCGGTGACGCCGCTCACTGCTGCCCGCCCACCTTCGCCCAGGGCGCGGCGATGTCCTTGGAGGACGCCTCCGTCCTGACGGAACTGCTCACGAGCGGGCGCGCATGGGACGACGCCCTCTTCCAGGCGTACTACGACCGACGCGTCCCGCGCGTCCGGACGGTCGTCGAAGCGTCCGTCCAGCTCTGCCAGTGGCAGCTGGACCAGGTGCACGACGCGGATGTGCCCGGACTGATCGGCCGCACCATGACCGCCCTCAAGGAACTGCCGTGA
- a CDS encoding amidohydrolase family protein, which yields MTAHPPPAAAGSRPRRDPRPSSSKDARTPPTVDVHAHVLIPEVEALVADLPGLAQAKALDARRNGPAALAVSGPMVAERIPRLTDVAVRLAAMDTQGVDVQLVSPSPSHYHYWADEETAEKVYRLADEATAAHCAQAPGRLHGLGLVPLQHPESAVRALELAMEMGLSGVEISSHAPGRELSDPAYEPFWTRAEETGAILFLHPFGCTLDERLDQWYLSNTVGQPTENAVALSHLIFSGVLDRHPELKVVAAHGGGYLPTHIGRSDHAWSARSDAGAGCAHLPSSYLKRLYFDSLVHAPQVLRALIGAVGADRVLLGSDFPFDMGTEDPVGALRAARLPDDDFHAVRGGNAAALLNLV from the coding sequence GTGACGGCCCACCCTCCCCCGGCCGCCGCCGGGAGCCGCCCCCGGCGCGACCCCCGCCCCTCGTCGAGCAAGGACGCGCGCACTCCTCCGACCGTCGACGTACACGCGCACGTCCTGATCCCCGAGGTCGAGGCCCTGGTGGCCGACCTGCCGGGCCTGGCACAGGCCAAGGCCCTCGACGCCCGCCGCAACGGGCCCGCGGCACTCGCCGTCAGCGGCCCCATGGTCGCCGAGCGCATCCCGAGGCTGACGGACGTCGCCGTACGACTGGCCGCGATGGACACACAGGGTGTGGACGTCCAGCTGGTCAGCCCGTCGCCCTCGCACTACCACTACTGGGCGGACGAGGAGACGGCGGAGAAGGTGTACCGCCTCGCCGACGAGGCGACGGCCGCCCACTGCGCGCAGGCGCCCGGCCGGCTGCACGGTCTGGGCCTCGTCCCCCTGCAACACCCGGAATCGGCGGTGCGCGCGCTCGAACTCGCCATGGAGATGGGCCTGTCGGGTGTCGAGATCTCCTCGCACGCGCCGGGCCGGGAGCTGTCCGACCCGGCGTACGAACCCTTCTGGACCCGCGCCGAGGAGACGGGCGCGATCCTCTTCCTGCACCCCTTCGGCTGCACGCTCGACGAGCGCCTCGACCAGTGGTACCTGTCCAACACCGTCGGCCAGCCCACCGAGAACGCCGTCGCCCTCTCGCACCTGATCTTCTCCGGGGTGCTGGACCGGCACCCGGAGCTGAAGGTCGTCGCCGCGCACGGAGGCGGCTATCTGCCCACCCACATCGGCCGCTCCGACCACGCCTGGTCGGCCCGCTCCGACGCGGGCGCGGGCTGCGCCCACCTGCCCAGCAGCTACCTCAAGCGCCTGTACTTCGACTCCCTGGTCCACGCCCCGCAGGTACTGCGGGCGCTGATCGGCGCGGTCGGCGCCGACCGTGTGCTGCTCGGCTCCGACTTCCCCTTCGACATGGGCACCGAGGACCCCGTCGGCGCACTGCGCGCCGCGCGCCTGCCCGACGACGACTTCCACGCCGTGCGCGGCGGCAACGCCGCCGCTCTGCTCAACCTCGTGTGA
- a CDS encoding VOC family protein yields MNNRLLTHLRHVDLAVPDYDKQLDFYAGVWGLTKVAEDSGISFLAAEGSPEQYVVRLRKAEEKRLDLVSYGAASAADVDTLADRLLAGGVQLISQPGKIDTPGGGYGFRFFDVDGRTIEVSAEVDVRQHRKIEEKESIPVKLSHVVLNSPDLDRTREWYETHLGFRHSDTLSSPHVGDVMHFMRISNQHHSMAIAKGPHTSLHHVSFEMRGLDEYMRGSGRVIRAGFKKVWGPGRHLAGDNTFTYFLDPHGNTVEYTTELELLDEDTWHPHVYDFSQPEVTDQWGTANPMNELIAKESFNDVDRGVFVAPPV; encoded by the coding sequence ATGAACAACCGCCTGCTCACCCACCTCCGCCACGTCGACCTCGCCGTGCCCGACTACGACAAGCAGCTCGACTTCTACGCCGGAGTCTGGGGCCTGACCAAGGTCGCCGAGGACTCCGGTATCTCCTTCCTCGCCGCCGAGGGCAGCCCCGAGCAGTACGTGGTACGGCTGCGCAAGGCCGAGGAGAAGCGCCTCGACCTCGTCTCCTACGGAGCCGCGAGCGCGGCGGACGTGGACACCCTCGCCGACCGACTCCTCGCGGGAGGAGTGCAGTTGATCTCCCAGCCGGGCAAGATCGACACACCCGGAGGCGGCTACGGCTTCCGCTTCTTCGACGTCGACGGCCGCACCATCGAGGTGTCCGCCGAGGTGGACGTACGGCAGCACCGCAAGATCGAGGAGAAGGAGTCGATCCCGGTCAAGCTGTCGCACGTCGTGCTGAACTCGCCGGACCTGGACAGGACCCGTGAGTGGTACGAGACCCACCTCGGCTTCCGCCACTCCGACACGCTCAGCTCGCCGCACGTCGGTGACGTCATGCACTTCATGCGGATCTCCAACCAGCACCACTCCATGGCCATCGCCAAGGGCCCGCACACCTCCCTGCACCACGTCTCCTTCGAGATGCGCGGCCTGGACGAGTACATGCGCGGCTCCGGCCGCGTGATCCGCGCCGGCTTCAAGAAGGTCTGGGGGCCGGGCCGGCACCTGGCGGGCGACAACACGTTCACGTACTTCCTCGACCCGCACGGCAACACCGTCGAGTACACGACGGAACTGGAGCTGCTGGACGAGGACACCTGGCACCCCCACGTCTACGACTTCTCCCAGCCCGAGGTCACCGACCAGTGGGGCACCGCCAACCCCATGAACGAGCTGATCGCCAAGGAGTCCTTCAACGACGTCGACCGCGGCGTGTTCGTCGCCCCGCCGGTCTGA
- a CDS encoding cyclase family protein yields the protein MTAPLDPTDAEGAIAEAAKRCSNWGRWGEDDVLGTLNFLDEAKRREGAALVRRGVSFSLSQRFDMDGPQKGWRRRTNPVHTMLDTGTDAALGNQGFPHGIGGADDVIAMPLQCSTQWDGLGHIFDHGKAWNGRAAEKVVTSDGDLVTGIEHMAPYVAGRAVLLDVGRVIGDERGELPDGFAITEEHLTATAEAHGVAVGRGDIVVVRTGRLTRARREGWGDYAGGDSPGLSFTTADWLHTSEIAAIATDTWGFEVRPNEFDGAFQPLHQVVIPNMGLLIGEMWDPDALADHCARDGVYEFWLTAAPLPITGAVGSPVNPIAVK from the coding sequence GTGACGGCCCCGCTCGACCCCACGGACGCCGAGGGCGCGATCGCCGAGGCCGCCAAGCGGTGTTCCAACTGGGGGCGTTGGGGCGAGGACGACGTCCTCGGCACGCTGAACTTCCTCGACGAGGCCAAGCGCCGCGAGGGTGCGGCACTGGTCCGCCGGGGCGTGAGTTTCTCGCTGTCGCAGCGGTTCGACATGGACGGGCCGCAGAAGGGCTGGCGCCGCCGCACCAACCCCGTCCACACCATGCTGGACACGGGCACGGACGCGGCCCTCGGCAACCAGGGCTTCCCGCACGGCATCGGCGGCGCCGACGACGTGATCGCGATGCCGTTGCAGTGCTCCACCCAGTGGGACGGGCTCGGGCACATCTTCGACCACGGCAAGGCGTGGAACGGGCGGGCGGCCGAGAAGGTCGTCACCTCCGACGGCGATCTGGTCACCGGCATCGAGCACATGGCCCCGTACGTCGCCGGGCGCGCGGTCCTCCTCGACGTCGGCCGGGTGATCGGCGACGAACGCGGAGAACTGCCGGACGGTTTCGCGATCACCGAGGAACACCTGACCGCGACGGCCGAGGCGCACGGCGTGGCCGTCGGCCGCGGGGACATCGTCGTCGTCCGGACCGGGCGGCTGACGCGCGCCCGCCGGGAGGGCTGGGGCGACTACGCGGGCGGAGACTCTCCCGGTCTGTCCTTCACCACCGCCGACTGGCTGCACACGAGCGAGATCGCCGCGATCGCCACCGACACGTGGGGCTTCGAGGTACGGCCGAACGAGTTCGACGGCGCCTTCCAGCCCCTGCACCAGGTCGTCATCCCCAACATGGGCCTGCTGATCGGCGAGATGTGGGACCCCGACGCTCTCGCGGACCACTGCGCCCGCGACGGCGTGTACGAGTTCTGGCTCACCGCCGCGCCCCTGCCCATCACCGGAGCCGTCGGCTCCCCCGTCAATCCGATTGCCGTCAAGTAA
- a CDS encoding MFS transporter: protein MPASVPSPPSPPSPPSEAVADDRPEQTVSGPGHRLRLTLLMAGACLPILGAVLIAPVLPQMQDHFADVPGVDALVPMALTIPALSLALLAPFAGVLVDRLGRKRLLIVSTVLYAILGTAPLWLDSLGAIVASRALVGVAEAAIMTCCTTLIGDYYSGRQRDRYLAMQTMCASISATAFFVLGGAAGSAGWRAPFWAYAVSLLLAPAMAAFLPRPRPADHAHEPFPTASEPMAKRPFPWRPLAGTCALTVFGAVLFYAVQVEMAFLLDDMGVSNPAVIGLATAASSAAVVIGAVVFAKVDRSPQAWLPIAFGLSALGFAVIWLAPNPVVLTAGAVINCLGSGIMLPSLLTLAMSKLHYADRGRGTGLWTGSFFLGQFVCPLVVLALTPAVGTLANALGVFALAGAVATAALGLAARSRRTATPAPIRQTAG, encoded by the coding sequence ATGCCCGCATCCGTGCCTTCGCCCCCTTCGCCCCCTTCCCCGCCGTCCGAAGCCGTCGCGGACGACCGACCCGAGCAGACCGTCTCCGGCCCCGGCCACCGGCTTCGCCTCACGCTGCTGATGGCCGGTGCCTGTCTGCCCATCCTGGGCGCCGTGCTCATCGCCCCCGTCCTGCCCCAGATGCAGGACCACTTCGCCGACGTGCCGGGCGTCGACGCGCTCGTCCCCATGGCCCTGACCATCCCCGCCCTCTCCCTGGCGCTGCTGGCCCCCTTCGCCGGCGTCCTCGTCGACCGGCTCGGCCGCAAACGCCTCCTCATCGTCTCGACCGTGCTGTACGCGATCCTCGGCACCGCCCCCCTGTGGCTGGACTCCCTCGGCGCCATCGTCGCCAGCCGCGCCCTCGTCGGTGTCGCCGAAGCCGCCATCATGACCTGCTGCACCACGCTGATCGGCGACTACTACTCCGGCCGGCAACGCGACCGCTATCTCGCGATGCAGACGATGTGCGCCTCGATCTCCGCGACGGCCTTCTTCGTGCTGGGCGGCGCGGCCGGATCGGCCGGCTGGCGCGCACCGTTCTGGGCCTACGCCGTGAGCCTCCTGCTCGCCCCCGCCATGGCCGCCTTCCTGCCCCGGCCCCGGCCGGCCGACCACGCGCACGAGCCCTTCCCCACCGCCTCGGAACCGATGGCCAAGCGGCCCTTCCCGTGGCGTCCGCTGGCCGGCACCTGCGCGCTGACCGTCTTCGGCGCCGTCCTCTTCTACGCCGTCCAGGTCGAGATGGCGTTCCTCCTGGACGACATGGGCGTGAGCAACCCCGCTGTGATCGGACTGGCCACGGCCGCCTCCAGTGCCGCGGTCGTGATCGGCGCCGTCGTCTTCGCCAAGGTGGACCGCAGCCCCCAGGCCTGGCTGCCCATCGCCTTCGGCCTGAGCGCCCTCGGCTTCGCGGTGATCTGGCTCGCCCCGAACCCCGTCGTGCTGACCGCCGGCGCGGTGATCAACTGCCTCGGCAGCGGCATCATGCTGCCGAGCCTGCTCACCCTCGCCATGTCCAAGCTCCATTACGCCGACCGCGGCCGCGGCACCGGTCTGTGGACGGGCTCCTTCTTCCTCGGCCAGTTCGTCTGCCCGCTCGTGGTCCTCGCGCTCACCCCCGCCGTCGGCACCCTGGCGAACGCCCTGGGCGTATTCGCCCTCGCCGGGGCCGTCGCCACCGCCGCACTCGGCCTCGCCGCCCGGAGCCGGCGGACGGCCACGCCGGCACCGATCCGGCAGACAGCGGGCTGA